The DNA region GCGCCGGCCCGTCTTGATACAGGCAGCGCCACCGATGGGTGGGCGGCCAACAAGATGCCCAAGGCGGATCTTGAGAAGGCCCTGGCCGATTCCGTCGCTCTCTGCAACAAGGCGTTTGCAGCCGTTGACCAGACCAACATGATGGAGATGCAGGGACGCCGGACGAAAATCGGCGCGCTCATCTACAACACCAGCCACATTAACGAGCACTATGGCAATCTCGTCACGTATCTCCGGCTGAACGGCATGGTGCCGCCCTCAAGTGCGCCGCGCGGCGCTGGGGAATTGGGAAACTTAGGATCGAAGGAAATTGGGAAATTAGGAACTGGGGACTACCTCAGGGCGGTTGCGGGATCGACGCGGGATGCGCGCCAGCCCGGCAGGTCGCATCCCGCGACCACCGCGACTGTCAATACCAAAGGCGGCGACGGCGACGGGACCAGCGACGGGCACCTGATCGAGTCCGACCACGAGTGACCGAATCAGCGCAACGTCCACACGGCGCCGGTGCTGCCTGCCGCCACGCCGACGCCGAGCAAGACCACACCCTCGGCCAGGACCATGCGCCGCACGGCACCAGGCGTGAGCCAATGCCAACCCGGATGCCGATCTCGCGCGAACGATGCTACGCTATGCGCGGTGACGCCGTAGA from Acidobacteriota bacterium includes:
- a CDS encoding DinB family protein; protein product: MPAEKYTWQATPEVRSFARLFAHIVDDNNGACAAMAGVTPAPARLDTGSATDGWAANKMPKADLEKALADSVALCNKAFAAVDQTNMMEMQGRRTKIGALIYNTSHINEHYGNLVTYLRLNGMVPPSSAPRGAGELGNLGSKEIGKLGTGDYLRAVAGSTRDARQPGRSHPATTATVNTKGGDGDGTSDGHLIESDHE